In the Thermococcus sp. genome, one interval contains:
- a CDS encoding DUF2250 domain-containing protein: MSGGSTRGEHPASFKGLKLLPVHLYVLAHLRKATVDYAKMMARISELPLPLIEDAVRELMEAGLVERDSGSAIKRSKARFKKAFEVHKHHTYYRLLREGELFVRSIDEKWLKSYFNSLFPDGWEVVRALIRAKNFNELPEELRDDKIREELLLHRFITPAGRKTEFFKLLVEFLGFG, translated from the coding sequence ATGAGTGGCGGAAGTACGCGAGGAGAACATCCCGCTTCATTCAAAGGCCTTAAGCTTTTACCGGTTCACCTCTACGTCCTAGCCCACCTAAGAAAGGCCACCGTAGATTACGCCAAGATGATGGCGAGGATAAGCGAGCTTCCGCTTCCCCTCATCGAGGACGCGGTAAGGGAACTTATGGAAGCGGGACTGGTGGAGAGGGACTCGGGGAGCGCGATAAAGAGGAGTAAAGCGAGGTTTAAGAAGGCCTTCGAGGTCCACAAACACCACACCTATTACCGGCTCTTGCGCGAGGGGGAACTTTTCGTCCGTTCAATCGATGAGAAGTGGCTGAAAAGCTATTTCAACTCGCTTTTTCCGGACGGCTGGGAGGTAGTTAGGGCTTTGATTAGAGCTAAAAACTTCAACGAGCTCCCAGAGGAACTCAGAGATGACAAAATCAGGGAAGAGCTCCTCCTGCACCGCTTCATAACGCCAGCCGGAAGAAAAACGGAGTTCTTTAAGCTGTTGGTGGAGTTTCTTGGATTCGGGTGA
- a CDS encoding methyltransferase → MVALREGRSLKSEFAPKFAFWFSWWAVIVLVGIYTGGELPDRLRWLTVPLGLSMMAYGLLLNAIAGRTLKKYGHFDIRKGIRKPERLVTVGIYSCMRHPAQFGSIFFGWGLALLTSNAYAILLAGWYSFSALYFILA, encoded by the coding sequence GTGGTAGCCTTACGGGAGGGAAGGTCATTGAAGAGCGAGTTCGCTCCGAAGTTCGCCTTCTGGTTCTCGTGGTGGGCAGTAATAGTCTTGGTCGGCATCTACACCGGAGGAGAACTCCCCGATAGGCTCAGATGGCTAACCGTTCCGCTCGGCCTCTCCATGATGGCCTACGGTCTTCTCCTCAACGCCATCGCCGGAAGAACGCTGAAGAAGTACGGCCACTTCGATATAAGGAAGGGCATCAGAAAACCGGAGAGGCTTGTAACGGTTGGAATATACTCCTGTATGCGTCATCCGGCCCAGTTCGGCTCGATTTTCTTCGGCTGGGGGCTTGCCCTCCTGACGTCAAACGCCTACGCCATCCTTCTAGCTGGCTGGTACTCCTTCTCGGCCCTCTACTTCATCCTCGCGG
- a CDS encoding isoprenylcysteine carboxylmethyltransferase family protein: MRFWGIEPKVGLASGSYALLAFYLNGRSGMGLAFPLLGLFLLVSGLTLWLVCYLQVSKAYARGELLTKGCYSRVRHPIYAIWGFLILPGFSLVIGGFMLFLPVIYWLSVLAFIGEEEKALEERFGDEWRKYARRTSRFIQRP, from the coding sequence ATGAGGTTCTGGGGAATCGAACCAAAGGTCGGACTTGCCTCGGGTTCCTACGCCCTTCTGGCCTTTTATCTTAACGGGAGGTCTGGCATGGGCTTAGCCTTCCCCCTCCTCGGCCTCTTCCTCCTCGTTTCCGGACTGACCCTCTGGCTCGTCTGCTACCTTCAGGTTTCAAAGGCCTACGCGAGGGGCGAGCTTTTGACGAAGGGGTGTTACTCTAGGGTCAGGCACCCGATATACGCCATCTGGGGCTTTCTGATTCTCCCCGGCTTTTCACTGGTGATAGGTGGCTTTATGCTCTTCCTCCCGGTTATCTACTGGCTCTCGGTTCTGGCCTTCATAGGCGAGGAAGAGAAAGCCCTTGAGGAGAGGTTCGGCGATGAGTGGCGGAAGTACGCGAGGAGAACATCCCGCTTCATTCAAAGGCCTTAA
- a CDS encoding NifB/NifX family molybdenum-iron cluster-binding protein produces MPMEKRCLKVAFGMEDDEHLIDAHYGDSEFFAIYEICEDGNVKLLEKRPNRAKDIEEEHDEGHGDPRKFKAVVGQLLDVDVLAAFRMGPNFLRIRDKTNKVAFFTRTRDLKLALQRLVENFDELWEQVQEKKKAIGKPILEE; encoded by the coding sequence ATGCCAATGGAGAAAAGATGCCTCAAAGTTGCTTTTGGAATGGAGGACGATGAACACCTCATAGATGCCCACTACGGCGATTCGGAGTTCTTCGCGATCTATGAAATCTGTGAAGACGGGAACGTTAAACTCCTTGAGAAGAGGCCCAACAGGGCCAAGGACATCGAGGAGGAGCACGACGAAGGCCACGGCGACCCGAGGAAGTTCAAGGCCGTTGTAGGCCAGCTTTTGGACGTTGACGTTTTGGCAGCGTTCAGAATGGGCCCCAACTTTCTAAGAATTCGTGACAAGACCAACAAGGTGGCCTTCTTCACAAGGACGAGGGACTTAAAGCTCGCCCTTCAGAGGCTCGTTGAGAACTTCGACGAGCTGTGGGAGCAGGTGCAGGAGAAGAAAAAGGCCATCGGGAAGCCAATCTTAGAGGAGTGA